One genomic region from Blastococcus sp. Marseille-P5729 encodes:
- a CDS encoding DUF4188 domain-containing protein produces the protein MGILAGRHTVDSDRDVTVFLIGMRVNQPWKVRKWLPVAKAMSPMLRHLSRDKASGLLGFNQWFGRTTMLLSYWDSPEHLQRFAADADAPHLEPWRRFVRSVGDDGTVGIWHETYVVPAANREVVYVNMPAFGLGKALGARPVGSGMHTAKQRLSRHPESLPDRPQAAQP, from the coding sequence ATGGGAATTCTGGCTGGCAGGCACACGGTTGACTCCGACCGTGACGTGACGGTGTTCCTGATTGGGATGAGGGTCAACCAGCCGTGGAAGGTGCGTAAGTGGCTTCCGGTTGCCAAGGCGATGTCGCCGATGCTGAGGCATCTCTCTCGGGACAAGGCCTCGGGACTGCTCGGCTTCAACCAGTGGTTCGGCCGGACGACGATGCTGTTGTCGTACTGGGATTCCCCGGAGCACCTACAGCGGTTCGCCGCTGATGCGGACGCGCCGCACCTGGAGCCGTGGCGTCGTTTCGTTCGTAGCGTCGGAGACGATGGCACGGTCGGCATCTGGCATGAGACCTACGTGGTGCCCGCGGCCAATCGCGAAGTGGTGTACGTGAACATGCCGGCCTTCGGCCTTGGCAAGGCTCTCGGCGCGCGACCGGTAGGTAGCGGAATGCACACCGCCAAGCAGCGTCTGTCCCGTCACCCGGAGTCCCTGCCCGACCGACCGCAGGCTGCTCAGCCCTAG
- a CDS encoding TetR/AcrR family transcriptional regulator: MPRPRKYDESTRDLLIEQAAAVIAQAGTEAVALRPLARACGCTTTTIYTLFGGRDHLIEAVTSSVTESFTASQQGVPRTSDPLSDLRALGLAYRAWALEHPAFYAVMFGDRKQTSDQRPAFGQPGAAIEPLIDAVQRSLSLFPTSAGTTEQISTSIWAGVHGWTTLELAGMTPQGPRRSVAAYYAHLDSIVRAWFPHS; this comes from the coding sequence GTGCCGCGCCCACGGAAGTACGACGAGTCCACCAGGGATCTGCTCATCGAGCAGGCCGCGGCGGTAATCGCGCAGGCGGGCACCGAAGCGGTCGCACTGCGCCCCTTGGCACGGGCCTGCGGATGCACGACCACGACCATCTACACCCTCTTCGGTGGACGCGATCACCTGATTGAGGCAGTCACCTCCTCAGTCACGGAGAGCTTCACCGCATCCCAGCAGGGGGTGCCCCGGACCTCCGACCCGCTGAGCGATCTACGAGCGCTCGGGCTCGCGTATCGCGCCTGGGCCCTGGAGCATCCCGCGTTCTACGCAGTGATGTTCGGCGACCGCAAGCAGACCAGTGATCAACGTCCTGCCTTCGGTCAACCGGGTGCCGCCATCGAGCCCCTCATCGACGCGGTGCAGCGCTCCCTGAGTCTCTTCCCTACGTCGGCCGGGACGACCGAGCAGATCAGCACCTCGATCTGGGCGGGCGTGCACGGCTGGACGACGCTCGAGCTGGCCGGGATGACCCCGCAAGGTCCCCGCCGATCCGTCGCCGCCTACTACGCGCACCTGGACTCCATCGTGCGGGCCTGGTTCCCGCACTCCTGA
- a CDS encoding aldehyde dehydrogenase family protein yields MRQYDKFYINGEWVDPAQPKSLDVINPSTEEVAGAISLGSEADVDKAVAAAKEAFKTWGQTTPEERAKVIERVIEEYKKRYDDLAAAVSEEMGAPEFLAQKAQAAMGVAHLSTALEVLKNYEFEEDKGTTRIVKEPIGVCAMITPWNWPLNQITCKVAPALATGCTMVLKPSEVAPFSAYIFAEIMDAAGVPKGVFNLVNGDGPTVGTAMSSHPDVDMVSFTGSTRAGIEVAKNAAPTVKRVQQELGGKSPNIILDDDMFSKNVAAGIGAVMQNTGQSCNAPTRMFVPKARMGEVEEIAKQVTEKFQPGAPDSGAKMGPVVSETQFGKIQDLIKKGIEEGATVAAGGDGKPEGMDKGYFVKPTVFTNASNDMTIAREEIFGPVLTVIGYDDVDHAVEMGNDTPYGLAGYVAGADHEQAMKIASRLRAGQIAVNNAAPDPNAPFGGYKQSGNGREWGEHAFADFLEVKAVMGATAKS; encoded by the coding sequence ATGCGTCAGTACGACAAGTTCTACATCAACGGCGAGTGGGTCGATCCGGCCCAGCCGAAGTCGCTCGACGTCATCAACCCGTCGACCGAGGAGGTCGCCGGGGCGATCTCGCTCGGCAGCGAGGCAGATGTCGACAAGGCCGTCGCAGCCGCGAAGGAGGCCTTCAAGACCTGGGGGCAGACCACGCCCGAGGAGCGCGCCAAGGTCATCGAGCGCGTCATCGAGGAATACAAGAAGCGTTACGACGATCTCGCTGCCGCCGTCTCCGAGGAGATGGGCGCGCCTGAGTTCCTGGCTCAGAAGGCGCAGGCCGCGATGGGCGTGGCGCATCTGAGCACCGCGCTTGAGGTTCTGAAGAACTACGAGTTCGAGGAGGACAAGGGCACCACCCGCATCGTCAAGGAGCCGATCGGCGTCTGCGCGATGATCACCCCGTGGAACTGGCCGCTGAACCAGATCACCTGCAAGGTGGCACCGGCGCTCGCGACCGGCTGCACGATGGTGCTCAAGCCGTCCGAGGTCGCACCGTTCTCGGCGTACATCTTCGCGGAGATCATGGATGCCGCCGGCGTCCCCAAGGGTGTCTTCAACCTCGTGAACGGGGACGGCCCGACCGTCGGCACGGCGATGTCCAGCCATCCGGACGTCGACATGGTGTCGTTCACCGGCTCCACTCGCGCCGGCATCGAGGTCGCCAAGAATGCGGCGCCGACCGTCAAGCGCGTGCAGCAGGAGCTCGGCGGTAAGAGCCCGAACATCATCCTGGACGACGACATGTTCTCCAAGAACGTCGCTGCGGGCATCGGCGCCGTCATGCAGAACACCGGCCAGTCCTGCAACGCCCCCACCCGCATGTTCGTGCCGAAGGCACGCATGGGTGAGGTCGAGGAGATCGCCAAGCAGGTCACCGAGAAGTTCCAGCCCGGCGCGCCGGACTCGGGCGCCAAGATGGGGCCGGTCGTCTCGGAGACGCAGTTCGGGAAGATCCAGGACCTGATCAAGAAGGGCATCGAAGAGGGCGCGACCGTGGCCGCGGGTGGCGACGGCAAGCCGGAGGGCATGGACAAGGGCTACTTCGTCAAGCCGACCGTGTTCACCAACGCCTCGAACGACATGACGATCGCCCGCGAGGAGATCTTCGGCCCGGTGCTCACCGTCATCGGCTACGACGACGTCGATCACGCCGTCGAGATGGGCAATGACACCCCGTACGGTCTGGCCGGATACGTCGCCGGTGCCGACCACGAGCAGGCCATGAAGATTGCCTCGCGCCTGCGCGCCGGCCAGATCGCCGTCAACAACGCCGCGCCGGACCCGAACGCGCCGTTCGGTGGCTACAAGCAGTCCGGCAACGGCCGCGAGTGGGGCGAGCACGCGTTCGCCGACTTCCTCGAGGTCAAGGCGGTCATGGGCGCGACTGCGAAGTCCTAG
- a CDS encoding helix-turn-helix domain-containing protein → MSSSVPDYPASGHPAPGDRASDQITRDSRGILNPGRMREHADFVRLEPTDALGGIVQWFWAVRWSMPDGAEFVQPVLSHPSANLSVGPRSSRGLDDDSIGATAVGVVTSIDRRRLRGTGWNVAAKLEPGALGAFLHTDATELTDRIVPLGDVIDVDGAHLASEMTAAGETGSQVAVLADALADVLERADPQRLRGAREAAALGSLIERDRSIRNVAQLSRATGLGARTMQRLFREHAGVSPLWMIRRYRLIEAADAARSGQPRSWSELAANLGYADQAHLSRDFKATVGMSPRQYAASVTAVDDGRH, encoded by the coding sequence ATGTCGTCGTCCGTACCGGACTACCCCGCATCGGGCCACCCCGCGCCGGGCGATCGCGCATCGGACCAGATCACCCGCGACAGCCGCGGGATCCTGAATCCAGGCCGGATGCGCGAACACGCCGACTTCGTGCGGCTGGAGCCGACCGACGCGCTGGGCGGAATCGTGCAGTGGTTCTGGGCGGTGCGGTGGTCCATGCCGGACGGCGCGGAGTTCGTGCAGCCGGTGCTCTCCCATCCGAGCGCGAACCTGAGTGTCGGGCCACGAAGCAGCCGCGGGTTGGACGACGACTCCATCGGGGCCACCGCAGTGGGTGTGGTGACGAGCATCGATCGCAGGCGGCTTCGCGGTACCGGCTGGAATGTTGCGGCGAAGCTCGAGCCGGGTGCTCTCGGGGCCTTTCTCCACACGGACGCGACCGAGCTCACCGACCGGATCGTGCCGCTCGGCGACGTCATCGACGTCGATGGCGCGCACCTCGCCAGCGAGATGACCGCGGCGGGGGAGACGGGTTCGCAGGTCGCCGTGCTCGCCGACGCGCTCGCCGACGTGCTGGAGCGGGCCGATCCGCAGCGGCTACGGGGCGCCCGGGAGGCCGCTGCGCTGGGCTCGCTCATCGAACGGGATAGGTCGATCCGAAACGTGGCGCAGCTCAGCCGGGCTACCGGCTTGGGCGCCCGCACCATGCAGCGGTTGTTCCGCGAGCACGCGGGCGTCTCGCCGCTGTGGATGATCCGCCGCTACCGGCTGATTGAGGCGGCCGACGCTGCCCGGTCCGGACAGCCCCGGTCGTGGAGCGAGCTGGCCGCCAACCTCGGCTATGCGGACCAGGCGCACCTGTCACGAGACTTCAAGGCGACCGTCGGCATGTCGCCGCGGCAGTACGCCGCCTCGGTGACCGCCGTGGACGACGGACGCCACTAG
- a CDS encoding TIGR03086 family metal-binding protein yields the protein MKPQQTLDQLIPVLDDLAAVADGVREDQRSAPTPCAEFDVAALTGHITGWLESFAAGFASTDGQCPSSDVSDVRVATDEAGPRIRSAAKTLADAVRGGAATRPLSIGDSGMPGDMALSMILGEYLVHGWDLATATGQRWTPDEGAAESAREFLTTMVTPDSRGEGGWFGPEVDVPQDAGALDRLVGFAGRDPGWSGS from the coding sequence ATGAAACCCCAGCAGACCCTCGACCAACTCATCCCCGTCCTCGACGACCTCGCCGCGGTAGCGGACGGCGTCCGCGAGGACCAGCGCTCCGCACCGACGCCCTGCGCCGAGTTCGACGTCGCGGCCCTCACCGGCCACATCACCGGCTGGCTGGAGAGTTTCGCCGCCGGCTTTGCCAGCACCGACGGGCAGTGCCCGTCCAGCGACGTGAGCGACGTCCGAGTCGCGACCGACGAGGCCGGGCCCAGGATCCGGTCCGCGGCGAAGACCCTGGCGGACGCCGTCCGCGGCGGCGCGGCCACGCGACCGTTGTCCATCGGCGACTCCGGCATGCCCGGCGACATGGCCCTGTCGATGATCCTCGGCGAGTACCTCGTGCACGGCTGGGATCTGGCCACCGCGACCGGTCAGCGGTGGACGCCGGACGAGGGCGCTGCGGAGTCGGCGCGCGAGTTCCTGACCACGATGGTCACGCCCGACTCCCGCGGCGAGGGCGGCTGGTTCGGGCCCGAGGTCGACGTGCCGCAGGACGCCGGCGCGCTGGACCGCTTGGTCGGGTTCGCCGGCCGCGACCCCGGGTGGAGCGGGTCCTAG
- a CDS encoding acyl-CoA dehydrogenase family protein has product MARLAQTPGLTDIQKEILGTVRQFVDKEIIPNAQALEHADEYPEKILDGMKEMGLFGLMIPEEYGGLGESLLTYVLCVEELARGWMSISGIINTHFIVAYLIKQHGTDEQKEYFLPKMATGDVRGAFSMSEPGCGSDVSAITTRAVQDGDEWTINGQKMWLTNGAYSSVVATLVKTDTGADSVYKNMTTFLLEKEPGFRTTGGLTIPGKIDKMGYKGVETTEMVLDGHKVPSSAVLGGEEGVGQGFYKMMDGIEVGRVNVAARGCGVAIRAFELAIKYAQERETWGKPIIDHQAIAFKLAEMATDVEAAHLMMTNAARLKDAGTRNDIEAGMAKMFASEAAARVTTESFKIHGGYGYSKEAEIERLMREAPFLLIGEGTSEIQKQIISRGLMRDYKN; this is encoded by the coding sequence ATGGCTCGCTTGGCCCAGACCCCAGGCTTGACGGATATCCAGAAGGAGATCCTCGGCACCGTCCGGCAGTTCGTCGACAAGGAGATCATCCCGAACGCCCAGGCGCTCGAGCATGCCGACGAGTACCCCGAGAAGATTCTCGACGGCATGAAGGAGATGGGCCTGTTCGGCCTGATGATCCCCGAGGAGTACGGCGGTCTCGGCGAGTCGCTGCTCACCTATGTGCTGTGCGTCGAGGAGCTCGCCCGCGGCTGGATGAGCATCTCCGGCATCATCAACACCCACTTCATCGTCGCCTACCTGATCAAGCAGCACGGCACCGATGAGCAGAAGGAGTACTTCCTTCCGAAGATGGCCACCGGCGACGTCCGCGGCGCCTTCTCGATGTCCGAGCCCGGCTGTGGCTCGGACGTCTCGGCCATCACCACCAGGGCCGTGCAGGACGGCGACGAGTGGACCATCAACGGCCAGAAGATGTGGCTGACCAACGGTGCCTACTCCTCGGTCGTGGCCACCCTCGTCAAGACCGACACCGGTGCTGACTCGGTCTACAAGAACATGACCACCTTCCTGCTGGAGAAGGAGCCGGGTTTCCGGACCACCGGCGGGCTGACCATCCCCGGCAAGATCGACAAGATGGGCTACAAGGGCGTCGAGACCACCGAGATGGTGCTCGATGGCCACAAGGTGCCGTCGTCCGCAGTCCTCGGCGGTGAGGAGGGCGTCGGCCAGGGCTTCTACAAGATGATGGACGGCATCGAGGTCGGCCGAGTCAATGTCGCCGCGCGCGGCTGCGGTGTTGCGATCCGCGCCTTCGAGCTGGCGATCAAGTACGCGCAGGAGCGCGAGACCTGGGGCAAGCCGATCATCGACCACCAGGCAATCGCCTTCAAGCTCGCCGAGATGGCCACGGACGTCGAGGCGGCGCACCTGATGATGACCAACGCGGCGCGGCTGAAGGACGCCGGCACCCGCAACGACATCGAGGCCGGCATGGCCAAGATGTTCGCCTCGGAGGCTGCCGCGCGGGTGACCACCGAGTCGTTCAAGATCCACGGCGGCTACGGGTACTCCAAGGAGGCAGAGATCGAGCGGCTTATGCGTGAGGCGCCCTTCCTGCTGATCGGCGAGGGGACCTCGGAGATCCAGAAGCAGATCATCAGCCGTGGCCTGATGCGCGACTACAAGAACTAG
- a CDS encoding FAD-binding oxidoreductase has translation MSILPLLRERLPDDIIVTDADLLASYAVDRAAWARAGVPACLVRARSTRDVQDVVQACIESGTPVVARGAGTGLSGGANALDGCVVLSLEAMNEVVAIDPVERTAVVQPGVINNDLRDAVAEHGLWYPPDPASSAWSTIGGNVATNAGGLCCVKYGVTREYVLGLELVNGRGEIVRVGRRTAKGVAGYDLTALMVGSEGTLGIVTEVTVRLLPARLPEITVAAHFDTLAQAGDAIAGVARAGIIPSVLELLDSFTLKVVDEWKNLGVSSEGNYMLLANTDLPGESGEREARALQEVFDAAGAGFTAIASDQEEVDALFAARRLAYFALERRGPVITEDVCVPKAKVPEMIRRLEEIAAGRGVYIATVAHAGDGNLHPCMPLPADASEELQQAALAAFDDIIDAAIELGGTVTGEHGVGLLKMRGLAKEAGPEVIAMQRAVKAALDPHGVLNPGKVVETA, from the coding sequence ATGTCGATCCTGCCGTTGCTGCGCGAGCGTCTGCCCGACGACATCATCGTCACCGATGCCGACCTGCTCGCGTCGTACGCCGTGGACCGCGCTGCCTGGGCGCGCGCCGGCGTCCCGGCCTGCCTGGTGCGGGCCCGATCGACCCGGGACGTGCAGGACGTCGTCCAGGCGTGCATCGAGAGCGGCACACCCGTGGTCGCGCGTGGCGCCGGTACCGGGCTGTCCGGTGGTGCGAACGCCCTCGACGGGTGTGTCGTGCTGTCTCTGGAGGCGATGAACGAGGTCGTCGCGATCGACCCGGTGGAGCGCACCGCCGTCGTCCAGCCCGGGGTGATCAACAACGACCTGCGCGACGCGGTGGCCGAGCACGGCCTGTGGTACCCGCCCGATCCGGCGAGCTCGGCCTGGTCCACGATCGGCGGCAATGTCGCGACGAACGCCGGCGGGCTGTGCTGCGTGAAGTACGGCGTCACCCGCGAGTACGTGCTGGGGCTGGAGCTGGTCAACGGCCGCGGTGAGATCGTCCGGGTCGGACGCCGTACCGCCAAGGGCGTCGCGGGATACGACCTGACCGCGCTCATGGTCGGCTCGGAGGGCACTCTCGGCATCGTCACTGAGGTGACGGTGCGACTGCTGCCGGCCCGGCTCCCGGAGATCACTGTGGCCGCTCACTTCGACACCCTGGCGCAGGCCGGCGATGCGATCGCGGGTGTGGCGCGGGCCGGGATCATCCCGTCCGTGCTGGAACTGCTCGACAGCTTCACATTGAAGGTTGTCGATGAATGGAAGAACCTCGGCGTCTCCAGCGAGGGCAACTACATGCTGCTGGCGAACACCGACCTGCCCGGTGAGTCGGGAGAGCGAGAGGCCCGCGCGCTGCAGGAGGTCTTCGACGCGGCGGGCGCAGGCTTCACCGCGATCGCGTCCGACCAGGAAGAGGTGGATGCGTTGTTCGCGGCCCGCCGGCTGGCCTACTTCGCGCTCGAGCGGCGCGGTCCGGTCATCACCGAGGACGTGTGCGTACCGAAGGCGAAGGTGCCGGAGATGATCCGGCGTCTGGAGGAGATCGCCGCGGGCCGCGGCGTCTACATCGCCACCGTCGCTCACGCCGGCGACGGCAACCTGCACCCCTGCATGCCGCTGCCCGCGGACGCCAGCGAGGAGCTCCAGCAGGCCGCGCTGGCGGCCTTCGACGACATCATCGACGCCGCTATCGAGCTGGGTGGGACCGTCACTGGGGAGCACGGCGTCGGCCTGCTGAAGATGCGGGGACTGGCCAAGGAGGCCGGGCCCGAGGTGATCGCGATGCAACGCGCGGTGAAGGCCGCCCTCGATCCCCACGGCGTCCTCAACCCCGGCAAGGTCGTCGAGACGGCGTGA
- a CDS encoding serine/threonine-protein kinase: MQRAPDIPGLTDLVPIGQGGNGVVYRATQRQLSRVVAVKVLGARLDDVSADRFAREGQALGLVSGHPNIVPVYTADTTPEGRPYLVMLLCENGSLADRVESGGPMSPPAVLDLGIRMCGALQTAHDAGLLHRDIKPGNILFDSYDVPRLADFGQARFGDVNLTKTGDVVATPGYAAPEVLTGERATIRSDVYSLATTLMAALLGHGPFSRDSDENIAATLLRVVQDAPPDLRQLGVPHQLAAELERAMDKTAGRRHMSAAELGRRLQEVQASLGLPHTPMIIAGSPAPQSPLPPLTGALPLEDRVREGERTRVVGGASPPGSTAVIGRDNANKPARSPLRWVAVLAAVAVVAGLAIWGVTQLTDSRKPTNPTDAGELIVGSSDYGPGSWQATEDMGLLTEVIGEVPTGADDESSSYPSGMILCLGLEPETEVSSSKPSAQYVDTDATEVSEDGDSVSSYRYARSLAMVMGSASDAERYVTAFASPRFDTCLDELDDLGVSAGREQAMYGESAKISVPEHEPDMPDGTHFQARQIEIPLQRAGDSDSTEQGSNGEYKQQGSRYVTVLAMSAGTSVEYVVMQSSSDEVPDEMIDSVTEAFLAVATA, encoded by the coding sequence ATGCAGCGCGCGCCCGACATCCCCGGACTGACCGATCTTGTTCCGATCGGGCAAGGCGGCAACGGAGTCGTCTATCGGGCCACGCAGCGCCAGCTGAGCCGGGTCGTGGCGGTGAAGGTGCTCGGCGCTCGCCTGGACGACGTCTCCGCCGACCGGTTCGCCCGTGAGGGGCAGGCGCTGGGCCTGGTCTCGGGGCATCCCAACATCGTGCCGGTCTACACGGCCGACACCACCCCGGAGGGACGCCCGTACCTCGTGATGCTGCTGTGCGAGAACGGCTCGCTGGCCGACCGCGTCGAGTCCGGCGGCCCGATGAGCCCGCCGGCGGTGCTCGACCTCGGGATTCGGATGTGTGGGGCGTTGCAGACCGCCCACGATGCCGGGCTGCTGCACCGTGACATCAAGCCCGGCAACATCCTGTTCGACTCCTACGACGTCCCGCGGCTGGCCGACTTCGGTCAGGCCCGCTTCGGCGATGTGAATCTCACGAAGACCGGCGACGTCGTGGCCACTCCCGGTTACGCCGCTCCCGAGGTGCTCACCGGCGAGCGCGCGACCATCCGCTCCGACGTCTACTCGCTGGCGACCACGCTGATGGCGGCCCTGCTGGGGCACGGACCGTTCAGCCGCGATTCGGACGAGAACATCGCCGCGACGCTGCTGCGGGTCGTGCAGGACGCGCCGCCGGACCTGCGGCAACTCGGCGTCCCGCACCAGCTGGCCGCTGAGCTCGAGCGTGCGATGGATAAGACCGCCGGGCGCCGGCACATGAGCGCGGCCGAGCTGGGTCGCCGACTGCAGGAGGTGCAGGCCTCGCTGGGCCTGCCGCACACTCCGATGATCATCGCCGGTAGCCCGGCGCCGCAGTCACCGCTGCCGCCGCTCACCGGGGCCCTGCCGCTGGAGGACCGCGTGCGCGAGGGGGAGCGCACCCGGGTCGTCGGGGGCGCGTCGCCCCCGGGCTCCACCGCCGTCATCGGGCGGGACAATGCGAACAAGCCGGCGCGCTCGCCGCTACGCTGGGTGGCCGTCCTGGCCGCGGTGGCCGTCGTGGCGGGCCTCGCGATCTGGGGCGTCACCCAGCTGACCGACTCCCGCAAGCCGACCAACCCCACGGACGCCGGCGAGCTGATCGTCGGCTCCAGCGACTACGGGCCCGGCAGCTGGCAGGCCACTGAGGACATGGGACTGCTGACGGAGGTGATCGGCGAGGTGCCGACCGGTGCGGACGACGAGTCGTCGTCCTACCCGTCGGGCATGATCCTCTGTCTGGGCCTTGAGCCGGAGACCGAGGTGAGCAGCTCGAAGCCATCGGCGCAGTACGTCGACACGGATGCGACGGAGGTCTCTGAGGACGGCGACAGCGTGTCCTCCTACCGCTACGCCCGTTCGCTCGCGATGGTGATGGGCTCCGCCTCGGACGCCGAGCGTTATGTGACCGCCTTCGCCAGTCCGCGCTTCGACACCTGCCTCGACGAGCTGGACGACCTGGGCGTATCGGCGGGCCGTGAGCAGGCCATGTACGGCGAGTCGGCCAAAATCAGCGTGCCCGAGCACGAGCCCGACATGCCCGACGGCACGCACTTCCAGGCGCGGCAGATCGAGATCCCGCTACAGCGTGCCGGCGACAGCGACTCGACCGAGCAGGGCAGCAACGGCGAGTACAAGCAGCAGGGCTCGCGCTATGTGACGGTGCTGGCGATGTCGGCCGGCACGTCCGTCGAGTACGTCGTGATGCAGAGCAGCAGCGACGAGGTGCCCGACGAGATGATCGACTCCGTGACCGAGGCGTTCCTGGCCGTCGCCACGGCATGA
- a CDS encoding magnesium transporter MgtE N-terminal domain-containing protein, which produces MITASRVYLTRLAGLTVRDPDGDIVGKVRDVVLTLRSDDSPARVIGLVVEITRGRQSFVPISHLVAADHASIRLSTGTVSMRKFELRPHEVLAIAQLLDRQVTIKEDGVHVTLVDVAMEQTRTRDWLVQKVAVRERAHRLSRGHVRQLDWDEVSGIAVERPQQETASLLEEFEDQRAADVAARIRDLPDQRRQEIAEALDDDRLADVLEELPEGDQREILAQLDDDRAADVLSEMDPDDAADLLGDLPAGERERLLGLMEPDEAAPVRQLLSYGEHTAGGVMTSQPVILPPDTTIAEALAHVRREEFSPALASQVYVTRPPSITPTGHFLGVVHIQRLLREPPFEQVGSILDDDLDPLSPDTDLNEITRYFATYNLVAAPVVDDAGRLVGAVTVDDLLDHLLPEDWREHDG; this is translated from the coding sequence GTGATCACTGCCTCCCGCGTGTACCTGACCCGGCTCGCGGGGCTGACCGTCCGCGATCCGGACGGAGACATCGTGGGCAAGGTCCGCGACGTCGTCCTCACGCTACGCAGCGACGACTCCCCGGCGCGCGTCATCGGCCTGGTCGTGGAGATCACCCGCGGCCGGCAGTCCTTCGTCCCCATCAGCCATCTCGTGGCCGCCGACCACGCCTCCATCCGGCTGTCCACCGGCACGGTCAGCATGCGAAAGTTCGAGCTGCGTCCGCACGAGGTCTTGGCGATCGCCCAGCTCCTGGACCGTCAGGTCACTATCAAGGAGGACGGCGTCCACGTCACCTTGGTGGACGTCGCGATGGAGCAGACCCGCACCCGGGACTGGCTGGTGCAGAAGGTCGCCGTCCGCGAGCGAGCGCATCGGCTCAGCCGCGGGCACGTCCGTCAGCTGGACTGGGACGAGGTCTCCGGCATCGCCGTCGAACGTCCCCAGCAGGAGACCGCGTCGCTGCTCGAGGAGTTCGAGGACCAGCGCGCCGCCGACGTCGCCGCCCGCATCCGCGACCTGCCCGACCAGCGTCGTCAGGAGATCGCCGAGGCGCTGGATGACGACCGGCTCGCAGACGTCCTCGAGGAGTTGCCGGAGGGCGACCAGCGCGAGATTCTCGCCCAGCTCGACGACGACCGCGCGGCCGACGTCCTCTCGGAGATGGACCCGGACGACGCCGCCGACCTACTTGGGGACCTACCCGCCGGCGAGCGCGAGCGGCTCCTGGGCCTGATGGAGCCCGACGAGGCCGCGCCGGTCCGGCAGCTGCTGTCGTACGGCGAGCACACCGCCGGCGGCGTCATGACCTCGCAGCCGGTGATCCTGCCGCCGGACACGACGATCGCCGAGGCGCTGGCACACGTGCGCCGCGAGGAGTTCAGCCCCGCGCTGGCCTCGCAGGTCTACGTGACCCGTCCGCCGTCCATCACGCCGACCGGGCACTTCCTCGGGGTCGTACACATCCAGCGGCTGCTGCGCGAGCCGCCGTTCGAGCAGGTCGGCTCGATCCTCGACGACGACCTCGATCCGTTGAGCCCCGACACCGACCTCAACGAGATCACCCGCTACTTCGCGACCTACAACCTGGTGGCCGCCCCGGTCGTGGACGACGCGGGACGGCTGGTCGGAGCGGTGACCGTCGACGACCTGCTCGATCACCTGCTGCCCGAGGACTGGCGGGAACACGATGGCTGA
- a CDS encoding DUF1003 domain-containing protein — MAERNRRLSDLSSPGGTSSGVPRLRVDAETVGEWSESIARFFGTTRYLIIQTVVVIVWIFINVISVTLRWDPYPFILLNLAFSTQAAYAAPLILLAQNRQDSRDKISLEEDRSRAVAAKADTEFVARELASLRLAIGELATRDFVRSELQRILAETEDDTKTEGKKRPKKSGKGKAAEDKGTPTEE, encoded by the coding sequence ATGGCTGAGCGCAACCGGCGATTGAGCGACCTTTCCAGCCCCGGCGGTACGTCGAGCGGAGTCCCCCGGCTGCGGGTGGACGCCGAGACGGTCGGCGAATGGTCGGAGAGCATCGCGCGCTTTTTCGGCACGACTCGCTATCTGATCATCCAGACCGTCGTGGTGATCGTATGGATCTTCATCAATGTCATCTCGGTGACGCTGCGCTGGGATCCCTACCCGTTCATCCTGCTCAACCTGGCCTTCTCGACCCAGGCGGCGTACGCCGCGCCGCTGATCCTGCTCGCGCAGAACCGGCAGGACTCCCGCGACAAGATCTCGCTGGAGGAGGACCGCTCCCGCGCGGTCGCCGCGAAGGCCGACACCGAGTTCGTGGCGCGCGAGCTGGCCTCGCTGCGGCTGGCGATCGGCGAGCTGGCGACTCGTGACTTCGTGCGCTCGGAGCTGCAGCGGATCCTCGCCGAGACAGAGGACGACACGAAGACCGAGGGCAAGAAGCGCCCGAAGAAATCCGGCAAGGGCAAGGCTGCCGAGGACAAGGGCACGCCGACCGAGGAGTAG